The Caldicellulosiruptoraceae bacterium PP1 genome has a segment encoding these proteins:
- a CDS encoding flagellar biosynthetic protein FliO — translation MSEFIKLFFGILLFAIILYLSYFTSKYLSKKVSRRKGENIKIIETLPLSSDSLLILVEVFDKVLLLSRTQKNISILKEFDKKEINIKEEPFDNILKNNINNINISKSKMKDKIEKLYENFKDH, via the coding sequence ATGAGTGAATTTATTAAACTTTTTTTTGGTATTCTTCTTTTTGCAATAATTCTTTATTTATCGTATTTCACAAGCAAATATCTAAGTAAGAAGGTATCACGAAGAAAAGGTGAAAATATAAAAATTATTGAGACATTACCTCTTTCTTCTGATAGTCTTCTTATTCTTGTTGAGGTCTTTGATAAGGTTTTACTTTTATCAAGGACCCAAAAGAACATTTCAATTTTGAAAGAATTTGACAAGAAAGAAATAAACATCAAAGAAGAACCTTTTGATAATATACTAAAGAATAACATAAACAATATAAATATAAGCAAAAGTAAAATGAAAGATAAGATTGAAAAGCTCTATGAGAATTTCAAAGACCATTAA
- the fliP gene encoding flagellar type III secretion system pore protein FliP (The bacterial flagellar biogenesis protein FliP forms a type III secretion system (T3SS)-type pore required for flagellar assembly.) — protein MNKKPLTYILSSLILINVVVLLKFDKVFSAPSLNLSLGDSTKPNDVSTTLQIIIFLTILSLAPSILILMTSFTRILIVLGFVRNALGTQQMPPNQILIGLALFLTFFIMAPVGTNIYNQSYVPYTKGQITSQEALKRAETPIKDFMLKNTRSKDLKLFMDLGKIDNNTDIKKLPIHVVVPAFVISELKTAFEMGFIIYVPFLVIDIVVASTLMSMGMLMIPPVMISLPFKILLFILVDGWGLVVESLVTSFK, from the coding sequence ATGAATAAAAAACCTCTTACTTATATTTTATCGTCATTAATTTTAATTAATGTAGTAGTATTATTAAAATTTGATAAAGTTTTCTCAGCACCAAGCTTAAATTTATCTTTGGGTGATTCTACAAAACCAAATGATGTGAGCACTACGTTACAGATTATTATATTTTTAACCATTTTATCGTTAGCACCTTCAATACTTATTTTAATGACTTCTTTTACAAGAATACTAATTGTTTTAGGATTTGTAAGGAATGCACTTGGAACTCAACAGATGCCACCAAACCAAATACTTATAGGACTTGCACTATTTTTAACCTTTTTTATTATGGCACCTGTTGGGACAAATATCTATAACCAGAGTTATGTACCTTATACTAAGGGACAAATAACATCACAAGAAGCATTGAAAAGGGCTGAAACGCCAATAAAAGATTTTATGCTTAAAAATACTCGTTCTAAAGACTTAAAACTTTTTATGGATTTAGGAAAGATTGATAACAATACTGATATAAAAAAATTACCAATACATGTTGTTGTACCAGCGTTTGTTATTAGTGAACTTAAAACTGCGTTTGAAATGGGATTTATCATTTATGTGCCCTTTTTAGTTATTGACATTGTTGTTGCAAGTACACTTATGTCAATGGGTATGTTGATGATACCACCTGTTATGATTTCATTACCATTTAAGATTTTGCTATTTATACTGGTTGATGGTTGGGGGCTTGTTGTTGAGTCACTTGTTACAAGTTTTAAATAG
- the fliQ gene encoding flagellar biosynthesis protein FliQ produces the protein MDTSLVMEITRQAILTAFYIAGPLLLIGLIVGLAVSIFQATTQINEQTLTFIPKLIAIALSLLIFGPWMINKAVEFTKYLLININQFIK, from the coding sequence ATGGATACCTCACTTGTTATGGAGATAACTAGACAAGCAATTTTGACTGCATTTTATATTGCAGGGCCGTTACTTTTGATAGGGCTTATCGTTGGATTAGCAGTATCAATATTTCAAGCCACCACCCAAATTAATGAACAGACACTTACCTTCATACCAAAACTAATAGCAATTGCATTAAGTTTGTTAATATTTGGGCCATGGATGATTAACAAAGCAGTTGAATTTACAAAATATCTTCTAATAAATATAAATCAATTTATTAAATAG
- the fliR gene encoding flagellar biosynthetic protein FliR, giving the protein MDYIINVSLNNASIFFLILVRMSGIFIASPIFGRRNIPAYFKIGFAFFTSIAVFFMFNFKYDVPQDIIQYSFLVIKEFAVGLIVGFITYIVFTTILLAGQIIDTSIGFGVANVIDPMSEIQVPLIGNFLYMLMLLMFFITDAHHVLIRGIFYSYKIIPFGRLSISKIFISHFLEIFIKLFVIGIEISLPILLSMLVVDIILGVLSRAVPQMNVFMVGLPLKIIIGILILVILLPFFSKMILVLIDKIGIYMFEVLKGMI; this is encoded by the coding sequence ATGGACTACATAATAAATGTTTCTTTAAACAATGCCTCGATTTTTTTTCTTATTTTAGTTAGAATGAGTGGTATTTTTATTGCTTCACCTATTTTTGGTCGAAGAAATATACCAGCTTATTTTAAAATTGGTTTTGCTTTTTTTACAAGTATTGCTGTTTTTTTTATGTTTAATTTTAAATATGATGTTCCTCAAGATATAATACAATACTCTTTTTTAGTTATAAAAGAATTTGCAGTTGGACTAATAGTCGGGTTTATTACCTATATTGTTTTTACAACAATATTACTTGCTGGCCAGATAATTGATACATCAATTGGTTTTGGTGTGGCAAATGTTATTGACCCAATGAGCGAGATTCAAGTTCCATTAATCGGTAATTTTTTATATATGTTAATGCTGCTAATGTTTTTTATTACAGATGCACATCATGTATTAATCAGGGGTATATTTTATAGCTACAAGATTATACCATTTGGAAGGTTAAGTATTTCTAAAATATTTATTTCTCACTTTCTTGAAATATTCATAAAGCTTTTTGTAATTGGGATTGAAATTAGCTTGCCAATACTTCTCAGTATGCTTGTTGTAGATATTATTTTAGGTGTTTTATCAAGGGCAGTACCTCAAATGAATGTTTTTATGGTAGGACTGCCTCTTAAAATAATAATAGGTATACTTATTTTGGTAATATTATTACCATTTTTCAGTAAAATGATTTTGGTTCTTATTGATAAGATAGGAATTTATATGTTTGAGGTCCTGAAAGGGATGATTTAG
- the flhB gene encoding flagellar biosynthesis protein FlhB encodes MKLLFDIQYFADDSSSKTEKATPKKRQEARKRGMVPKSREVTSAFLLLFSVLSIKFLKGVIISPINQFTKYSFSNLNIKIEDKNVLYQYLTTTLFSILKAVLPIATILLVTALLLESFQTGFLFSTESLRISFNKINPLEGFKRIFSINSVIELIKSLFKVTIIGYVAYSYTQSFAKDLLIMSELNIMSIINLAFTSIINVILWMSIMFFGIAIIDFIFQRQQYEKKLMMSKEEIKEEYKQTEGNPQIKSKIKEVQRKISLQRMFQQLPQADVVITNPTHYAVAIMYDPDKYEAPKVIAKGKDYVAQKIKEEAKRLNIQIVENKPLAQSLYKMCEIGDLIPKDLYQAVAEVLAYIYSLNNYQKVKNR; translated from the coding sequence GTGAAACTATTATTTGATATACAATATTTTGCAGATGATAGCTCAAGTAAAACTGAAAAAGCAACTCCCAAAAAAAGGCAAGAAGCCAGAAAAAGAGGTATGGTGCCAAAAAGTAGGGAGGTAACGTCAGCCTTTTTGCTTCTCTTTTCTGTACTTTCTATAAAGTTTTTAAAGGGAGTGATAATAAGTCCAATTAATCAGTTTACTAAATATTCATTTTCAAATCTAAATATTAAGATAGAGGATAAAAATGTATTATACCAATACTTAACTACAACATTATTTTCAATTTTAAAAGCAGTTTTGCCAATTGCAACAATATTATTAGTAACAGCATTGCTTTTAGAAAGCTTTCAAACTGGTTTTTTGTTTTCAACCGAGTCACTGAGAATAAGCTTTAATAAAATAAATCCTCTTGAAGGATTTAAGAGGATTTTTTCGATAAATTCGGTTATCGAGCTTATAAAGTCATTATTTAAAGTTACTATAATCGGTTATGTTGCATATTCATATACACAGTCATTTGCAAAAGATTTACTTATAATGTCTGAACTAAATATTATGAGTATTATAAACTTAGCATTTACTTCAATTATAAATGTGATTTTGTGGATGTCAATAATGTTTTTTGGGATAGCTATTATTGATTTTATATTTCAAAGACAGCAATATGAAAAGAAACTTATGATGTCCAAAGAAGAGATAAAAGAAGAATATAAACAAACAGAAGGGAATCCGCAGATAAAATCAAAAATAAAAGAGGTTCAAAGGAAGATATCACTACAAAGAATGTTTCAGCAACTTCCACAAGCTGATGTAGTAATAACAAACCCAACCCATTATGCTGTCGCAATTATGTATGATCCAGATAAATATGAAGCTCCAAAGGTTATAGCAAAAGGGAAGGATTATGTTGCTCAAAAAATTAAAGAAGAGGCTAAAAGACTTAATATACAAATAGTAGAAAATAAACCTTTAGCACAGAGCTTATATAAAATGTGTGAAATAGGCGATTTAATACCAAAAGACTTATATCAAGCTGTTGCAGAGGTATTAGCATATATTTATAGTCTTAATAACTACCAGAAGGTGAAAAATAGATGA
- the flhA gene encoding flagellar biosynthesis protein FlhA translates to MRLKTSMVSIFAIVIVVTIILPIPAQLLDVLIALNLAIALIVLLNSINVKEALDFSVFPSLLLFTTLLRLALNISTTRQILMGNGENVKIVYTFGNYVIGENIVVGIIIFFIIIIIQFIVITKGAERVSEVAARFTLDAMPGKQMAVDADLNAGLITEQEAKNRRMKIQKEADFYGAMDGASKFVKGDAIAAILITFINALGGLIIGVAMRQEDILEAVQKYMLLSVGDGIAAQIPALLISTATGIVVTKAADESDLSNNLIRQLFESQPKVLMTAGGVILLLSVIPTMPKLLLILLGAGLISIGVKVNSTLKKVETVEEQLIEEKEVEELKKPENVVNLLHVDPIEVEFGYGIIPLADTSQGGDLLERIVMIRRQVALELGIIVPTIRLRDNISLRPYEYVINIKGVEVARSELMADSYLALNPGFVTEPIDGIPGKEPAFGIDAIWIPSHQKEKAEMLGYTVVDLPSIISTHLTEIVRKYAHELLTRQDVQKLIDNIKETNSVLVDELIPKFMSVGEVQKVLQNLLKERISIRDMVTILETLADYSPTTKDVDILTEYVRQSMQRYITKKYIQGDIAEAVTLSPEIEDTIINSIQKSEQGSFLNLEPNYAQRLINNFSNILEKLVTKSQQPIVICSPVVRLYFRRLIENFFPDVVVLSYNEIMSNVQIKTIGMVEV, encoded by the coding sequence ATGAGATTAAAAACATCAATGGTTTCTATTTTTGCAATAGTAATAGTTGTGACAATTATACTTCCAATACCAGCACAACTTTTGGATGTTTTAATTGCACTTAATCTTGCTATTGCATTGATTGTTTTGCTAAATAGTATTAATGTAAAAGAGGCATTAGATTTTTCAGTTTTTCCTTCGTTGCTTCTTTTTACAACACTTTTAAGACTTGCACTCAATATATCAACAACAAGGCAGATTCTTATGGGCAATGGTGAGAATGTAAAGATAGTATACACTTTTGGCAACTATGTAATTGGTGAAAACATTGTTGTTGGTATTATTATATTCTTTATCATTATAATAATTCAGTTTATTGTTATTACAAAAGGTGCTGAAAGAGTATCAGAAGTTGCAGCAAGATTTACACTTGATGCTATGCCAGGGAAACAGATGGCTGTTGATGCCGACTTAAATGCAGGATTAATCACCGAACAAGAAGCAAAGAATAGGCGTATGAAAATACAAAAAGAAGCAGACTTTTATGGAGCTATGGATGGTGCTAGTAAATTTGTTAAAGGTGATGCAATAGCTGCTATTTTAATAACATTTATTAATGCATTAGGTGGGCTAATAATTGGTGTTGCAATGAGGCAAGAGGACATCCTTGAAGCTGTTCAAAAGTATATGCTTCTATCTGTGGGTGATGGTATAGCGGCACAAATTCCTGCACTTTTGATATCAACAGCTACAGGAATTGTTGTTACTAAGGCAGCTGATGAAAGTGATCTTTCAAATAACCTTATTAGACAGCTTTTTGAAAGTCAACCAAAGGTTTTGATGACTGCTGGCGGTGTGATTTTGTTACTTTCTGTTATACCTACTATGCCAAAACTTTTACTTATATTGCTTGGTGCAGGTCTTATTTCAATTGGTGTAAAGGTTAATTCAACATTGAAAAAAGTTGAAACAGTTGAGGAACAGCTGATAGAAGAAAAAGAGGTAGAAGAATTAAAGAAGCCTGAAAATGTGGTTAATTTATTACATGTTGACCCAATTGAAGTGGAATTTGGTTATGGGATAATACCTCTTGCTGATACATCTCAAGGTGGAGACCTATTAGAAAGAATAGTAATGATAAGAAGACAGGTTGCATTAGAACTTGGAATTATTGTGCCAACAATAAGATTGAGAGATAACATTTCTCTAAGACCTTATGAATATGTAATAAATATTAAAGGTGTTGAAGTTGCGAGATCAGAGCTTATGGCAGATAGCTACCTTGCATTAAATCCTGGGTTTGTCACTGAGCCAATAGATGGAATTCCAGGGAAAGAACCAGCATTTGGTATTGATGCCATATGGATACCATCTCATCAGAAGGAAAAGGCTGAGATGTTAGGTTATACAGTTGTTGATCTTCCTTCAATAATTTCTACACATTTAACAGAGATTGTACGAAAGTATGCACATGAACTTTTGACAAGGCAGGATGTTCAAAAGCTTATTGATAATATTAAAGAAACAAATTCTGTACTTGTTGATGAACTTATACCTAAATTTATGAGTGTTGGCGAGGTTCAGAAAGTTTTGCAAAATCTCTTAAAGGAAAGAATAAGTATAAGAGATATGGTAACCATACTAGAAACACTAGCTGATTATTCACCAACTACTAAGGATGTTGATATATTAACAGAATATGTAAGGCAAAGTATGCAAAGATATATAACTAAAAAATATATTCAAGGAGATATTGCAGAGGCAGTTACATTATCACCTGAAATTGAAGATACTATAATAAATTCCATACAAAAATCAGAACAAGGGAGTTTTTTAAATTTAGAACCCAATTATGCCCAAAGACTTATTAATAACTTTAGCAATATACTTGAAAAGCTTGTTACAAAGTCTCAACAGCCAATTGTTATTTGTTCACCAGTTGTAAGATTGTATTTTAGAAGGCTTATTGAAAACTTCTTTCCGGATGTTGTGGTTCTTTCATATAACGAAATTATGTCTAACGTTCAGATAAAGACTATTGGGATGGTGGAAGTATAG
- the flhF gene encoding flagellar biosynthesis protein FlhF: protein MKIRRYIANDMQEAMIRIKSELGKDAVILSTKKIKQKGLLGFFKKPLIEVTAAFEEKNPYPLEKSYNKDIQDKKEETEDLKNIDKIEKRIEEIERLILNISKEITETPQANQAKKKGFIDIAKQNLKKNGVEEEIIEDIIKEIDSSQSINNIINSLYKNIKNKLEPVEILDTKADKKPYVIFFVGPTGVGKTTTIAKIAAKLIYEYDKTVAFITADTYRIAAVEQLKTYAEIMSIKTKVWYDANEYPQIIDELKDFDYILVDTAGRSHKNDQHMDELKNFIEIAIPNQIYLLLNITTSPNILKDIIDKYSFLNHYNIIITKIDECSSYGNILNIKYFTKKPISYVTTGQNVPDDIQEFDAEKFSKLIMGSQSV from the coding sequence ATGAAGATAAGACGTTATATAGCAAATGATATGCAAGAAGCAATGATTAGGATAAAATCTGAATTAGGAAAAGATGCTGTTATTCTATCTACAAAAAAAATAAAACAAAAAGGTTTATTAGGGTTTTTTAAAAAACCACTTATTGAGGTTACAGCCGCTTTTGAAGAAAAAAATCCATATCCTTTAGAAAAGAGTTATAATAAAGATATACAAGATAAAAAAGAAGAAACAGAAGATTTGAAAAATATTGATAAAATAGAAAAAAGAATAGAAGAAATTGAAAGGCTCATTTTAAATATCTCAAAAGAGATTACAGAAACTCCACAAGCTAACCAAGCAAAAAAGAAAGGCTTTATTGATATTGCAAAGCAAAATCTAAAGAAAAATGGTGTTGAAGAAGAAATAATTGAAGACATTATAAAAGAAATTGATTCATCACAATCGATAAACAACATAATAAATAGTCTTTACAAAAATATAAAAAACAAACTTGAACCTGTTGAAATTTTAGATACAAAAGCCGATAAAAAACCATATGTCATATTTTTTGTAGGACCTACTGGTGTTGGGAAAACCACCACTATTGCTAAAATCGCAGCAAAACTTATTTATGAATATGACAAAACCGTAGCATTTATTACAGCAGACACATATAGAATAGCAGCAGTAGAGCAGCTCAAAACTTATGCTGAGATTATGAGTATAAAAACTAAAGTATGGTATGACGCAAACGAATATCCACAAATAATTGATGAATTAAAAGACTTTGATTATATTCTTGTAGATACAGCCGGTAGAAGCCATAAAAATGATCAACATATGGATGAATTAAAGAATTTTATTGAGATAGCAATACCCAACCAAATTTATCTATTATTAAATATAACAACTAGCCCCAATATTTTAAAGGATATTATAGATAAATATAGTTTTCTGAATCATTACAATATAATTATTACAAAAATTGATGAATGTTCGAGCTATGGGAACATCTTAAACATAAAATATTTTACAAAGAAGCCAATATCGTATGTAACAACAGGGCAGAATGTTCCTGATGATATACAGGAGTTTGATGCTGAGAAGTTTTCAAAACTCATAATGGGGAGTCAGAGTGTATGA
- a CDS encoding MinD/ParA family protein → MNDQAQNLRNLIKNKGLLSKFNIQNQQENIEEGTINLPKQKAKVISVTSGKGGVGKSNISVNLALALIELNKKVLIIDADLGLSNIEVLIGNSPKWNLREVIYGEKDISEIIEEGPNGLKFISGGSGLIDLAQIDQEKIQELIKCFEMIDNSFDFIIIDTGAGISNNVLSFVLAADQVIVVTLPEPTAITDGYAIIKAIINKMPEKEISLIINRVQNQQEAIEVHQRLNNVIKRFLQKDVEYLGYIEHNDIVSKAVLYQTPVILYNPKCDVSRQVRNIASKISGNINNEEVGGIKRLLNILLKK, encoded by the coding sequence ATGAATGATCAAGCCCAAAATCTAAGAAACCTAATCAAAAATAAAGGATTATTGTCAAAGTTCAATATCCAAAATCAACAAGAAAATATTGAAGAAGGGACCATAAATTTACCAAAGCAAAAAGCAAAAGTAATATCGGTAACAAGTGGCAAAGGCGGAGTTGGTAAGAGCAATATATCTGTTAATTTAGCACTAGCACTTATAGAGTTAAATAAAAAAGTACTTATTATTGATGCAGATTTAGGTCTTTCTAATATTGAAGTTTTAATAGGAAATAGCCCTAAATGGAACCTAAGAGAAGTTATCTATGGGGAAAAAGATATTTCTGAGATTATTGAAGAAGGGCCTAATGGACTTAAGTTTATTTCAGGAGGCTCAGGATTAATAGATCTAGCACAAATAGATCAAGAGAAAATACAAGAATTAATTAAATGCTTTGAGATGATAGATAATAGCTTTGATTTTATAATTATTGACACAGGTGCTGGAATATCCAATAATGTTTTATCATTTGTATTAGCTGCAGACCAAGTTATTGTTGTAACTTTACCTGAACCTACTGCTATTACTGATGGTTATGCTATAATAAAAGCAATTATAAACAAAATGCCAGAAAAAGAGATTTCACTAATTATTAACAGGGTACAAAACCAACAAGAAGCAATTGAAGTTCATCAAAGGCTTAACAATGTTATTAAGAGGTTTTTACAGAAAGATGTCGAATATTTAGGTTATATAGAACACAATGATATTGTTTCAAAAGCTGTTTTGTATCAGACTCCTGTAATACTATATAATCCTAAATGTGATGTTTCTAGACAGGTAAGAAATATTGCATCAAAAATTTCTGGTAATATTAATAATGAGGAAGTAGGAGGAATAAAAAGGCTGTTAAATATATTACTAAAGAAATGA
- a CDS encoding flagellar brake protein, which produces MQQVFKIGSKIEITRIDKRTWEERPTQYVSKIADIKDSMIYIFTPIKESVYVTFFIDEVLRIYRSTRDGVWVFEAEVVDRLKEPDYMIVVKPLSEIKKIQRRMFYRLPISLDIKIKHLEDEQKESSDGQYVNGKLIKALTKDLSGGGVCFLTDGEFEKGTKVVIKINIDNEELTLKGVVLRKERLESKAYKYEYACKFFDAQDTAIDKIVKFIFKEQQKMRQKGIF; this is translated from the coding sequence TTGCAGCAGGTATTCAAAATTGGATCTAAGATTGAAATAACTAGGATTGATAAAAGAACATGGGAAGAAAGGCCAACACAATATGTTAGTAAAATAGCAGATATTAAAGATTCAATGATATATATTTTTACCCCAATTAAAGAAAGTGTTTATGTAACCTTTTTTATTGATGAAGTTTTAAGAATATATCGTTCTACGAGGGACGGTGTATGGGTATTTGAAGCAGAGGTTGTTGATAGGCTTAAAGAACCTGATTACATGATAGTTGTAAAACCATTATCTGAGATAAAAAAAATACAAAGAAGGATGTTTTATAGACTTCCTATCTCTTTAGATATAAAGATTAAACATTTAGAAGATGAACAGAAAGAGAGTTCCGATGGACAGTATGTAAACGGAAAACTTATAAAAGCACTTACAAAAGATTTAAGTGGTGGTGGCGTGTGCTTTTTGACTGATGGAGAGTTTGAAAAAGGTACAAAAGTGGTAATAAAAATTAATATAGATAATGAGGAATTGACTTTAAAAGGAGTTGTGCTTAGAAAAGAAAGGCTTGAATCAAAAGCATATAAATACGAATATGCTTGCAAATTTTTTGACGCTCAGGATACGGCTATCGATAAAATTGTAAAGTTTATATTTAAAGAACAACAGAAAATGAGACAAAAAGGAATATTTTAA